The following coding sequences are from one Stigmatopora nigra isolate UIUO_SnigA chromosome 10, RoL_Snig_1.1, whole genome shotgun sequence window:
- the c1ql4b gene encoding complement C1q-like protein 4, whose product MVLVLLVAIPLLVHTTKGGASGGGGTHYEMLGSCKMVCDTFTPPQGELTGSSPQPPDLANRRGKQGFRGNPGLPGPPGPKGPPGEPGKPGPPGPPGPGPGGYGPSLYTPKIAFYAGLRKQHEGSEVLKFDDVVTNVGNYYEPSTGKFTCPLPGIYYFTYHVLMRGGDGTSMWADLKKNGQVRASAIAQDADQNYDYASNSVILHLDVGDEVCVQLDGGKVHGGNTNKYSTFSGFLIYPD is encoded by the exons ATGGTCCTGGTTTTACTGGTGGCCATCCCCCTACTGGTTCACACCACTAAAGGGGGCGCTTCTGGAGGCGGGGGCACGCACTATGAGATGCTGGGGAGTTGCAAGATGGTGTGCGATACGTTCACCCCCCCTCAAGGAGAGCTGACGGGCTCCTCCCCACAGCCCCCGGACTTGGCCAACCGTAGAGGCAAACAGGGTTTTAGAGGAAACCCGGGGCTTCCGGGTCCCCCCGGGCCTAAAGGTCCGCCCGGAGAACCCGGTAAACCCGGTCCACCTGGGCCACCGGGGCCTGGGCCGGGTGGCTACGGCCCTTCCTTGTACACTCCTAAAATCGCCTTCTACGCCGGCCTGCGGAAACAACACGAAGGGAGTGAGGTACTGAAGTTTGACGACGTGGTGACCAATGTGGGGAACTACTACGAGCCCAGTACGGGCAAATTCACCTGTCCTCTGCCCGGCATTTATTACTTTACCTACCACGTCCTGATGAGAGGAGGGGATGGGACGAGCATGTGGGCTGACCTCAAGAAGAATGGGCAG GTGAGGGCCAGTGCCATTGCCCAAGATGCAGACCAGAATTACGATTACGCCTCAAATAGTGTCATCCTACACCTGGACGTAGGCGATGAAGTATGCGTGCAGTTGGATGGCGGCAAAGTTCACGGGGGAAACACCAATAAATACAGCACCTTCTCGGGGTTCCTCATCTACCCTGACTGA